One genomic segment of Roseovarius carneus includes these proteins:
- a CDS encoding TorD/DmsD family molecular chaperone has translation MTTASTANAAPARSEQDVLRAQQWALIASLLLKAPDRGALDMLAGLTGDGTALGQAYRVLAETAASADVDAVSREYFEVFVGVGRGELLPYASFYLTGFLNERPLADLRRDLGMMGIARAEGRFEPEDHIASVAEVMAGLAAGEFDASVLGCGAAGEAGFFARHLEPWAAQFFDDLAVTPSARFYRAVAEVGRIFVDIETRAFALEAKAHRASGAGARGL, from the coding sequence GTGACCACAGCCAGCACGGCAAATGCCGCGCCAGCCAGATCAGAACAAGACGTTCTAAGGGCTCAGCAATGGGCGCTCATCGCCTCTTTGTTGCTCAAGGCGCCGGATCGTGGCGCGCTGGATATGCTCGCCGGATTGACCGGGGATGGCACCGCACTGGGCCAAGCCTACAGGGTTCTGGCCGAGACCGCCGCAAGCGCGGATGTGGACGCAGTGTCGCGCGAATATTTTGAAGTTTTCGTAGGGGTTGGGCGCGGTGAGCTGCTGCCTTACGCCTCTTTTTATCTGACCGGGTTCCTGAACGAGCGGCCTCTGGCCGATCTGCGCCGGGATCTGGGGATGATGGGGATCGCGCGTGCCGAGGGCCGCTTTGAGCCCGAAGACCACATTGCGAGTGTTGCCGAAGTCATGGCCGGTCTTGCCGCCGGTGAGTTTGACGCAAGCGTGCTGGGCTGCGGGGCCGCCGGGGAGGCGGGGTTCTTTGCACGGCATCTGGAACCTTGGGCGGCACAATTCTTTGATGATCTGGCGGTCACGCCAAGCGCGCGGTTCTACCGTGCCGTGGCCGAAGTGGGCCGGATTTTTGTCGATATCGAAACACGCGCTTTCGCCCTTGAAGCGAAGGCGCATCGCGCTTCGGGTGCCGGGGCGCGCGGGCTTTAG
- a CDS encoding DUF3306 domain-containing protein → MSAPDESDGGFLSAWSRRKLAARQTEAEQAEITPEEPLEEETLSEAGAAEGEEPDADLIASLPSLDEITVGSDITPFMARGVPAQMKNAALRKLWSASPLVRDYADPAVDYAWDWNAPGGVPGGGGVLSEQSVAKMVKDLIGGPQEDTVAETPVEDQTAEDAPERAGDDPVDAAPDAPADTPAPVAVRRSDPGQTPASSPDLPGAERKATAAPQDHAALAPPRRHGGAMPE, encoded by the coding sequence ATGAGCGCCCCGGACGAGAGCGATGGCGGTTTTCTGAGCGCATGGTCGCGCCGGAAGCTTGCGGCGCGGCAGACGGAGGCGGAGCAGGCCGAGATAACTCCCGAGGAGCCTTTGGAAGAGGAAACCCTTTCAGAGGCGGGTGCAGCGGAGGGCGAGGAGCCGGACGCGGATCTGATTGCTTCTCTGCCGTCGCTCGATGAGATCACCGTCGGCTCCGACATCACACCTTTCATGGCGCGCGGTGTCCCTGCGCAAATGAAAAACGCGGCGCTGCGCAAGCTGTGGTCGGCCAGCCCTCTGGTGCGCGATTATGCGGACCCGGCGGTGGATTATGCGTGGGACTGGAACGCGCCGGGCGGTGTGCCGGGTGGCGGGGGTGTTTTGTCCGAACAGAGCGTGGCGAAGATGGTCAAGGACCTGATCGGAGGGCCTCAGGAGGACACGGTTGCCGAGACGCCTGTGGAGGATCAGACTGCCGAGGATGCGCCCGAGAGAGCGGGCGATGATCCCGTTGACGCGGCCCCCGATGCCCCCGCCGATACCCCTGCGCCTGTTGCCGTGCGGCGCAGCGATCCCGGCCAGACGCCCGCATCCTCCCCCGATTTGCCCGGTGCAGAGCGAAAGGCGACCGCTGCGCCCCAAGATCATGCCGCCCTTGCTCCGCCGCGCAGACATGGCGGCGCAATGCCCGAGTGA
- a CDS encoding DUF3305 domain-containing protein yields MPREVLRVAVLGVSHPPANKWAVRCTRPAALMADLPTLSPGALMAEVGEVRTYYMGDHAVVLHSGETAHYIDNLRAARPSIWVSCDGGAVTLVTADPYEGEAMASDPERLVEALDMPAAIARQIEVFIAAHHVGEVFHKRKRVPATSTTDQRAPRILPAEEKWTVTRGKGALPPKGKI; encoded by the coding sequence ATGCCGAGGGAGGTTCTCCGCGTGGCCGTGCTCGGCGTGTCGCACCCGCCTGCGAATAAATGGGCTGTGCGCTGCACCCGTCCTGCGGCGCTGATGGCGGATCTGCCGACGCTTAGCCCCGGCGCATTGATGGCTGAGGTGGGCGAGGTGCGGACCTATTACATGGGCGACCATGCAGTGGTGCTGCATTCGGGCGAGACGGCGCATTACATCGACAATCTGCGCGCCGCGCGCCCATCCATCTGGGTGTCATGCGATGGGGGGGCGGTGACGCTGGTGACGGCGGACCCTTATGAGGGTGAGGCGATGGCGAGCGACCCGGAGCGGCTGGTTGAGGCGCTGGACATGCCCGCCGCAATCGCGCGCCAGATCGAGGTGTTTATTGCTGCGCATCATGTGGGTGAGGTATTTCACAAACGCAAACGCGTGCCCGCCACATCGACCACGGACCAGCGTGCGCCGAGGATTCTGCCCGCCGAGGAAAAATGGACGGTGACGCGCGGCAAAGGCGCCTTGCCGCCGAAGGGCAAGATATGA
- a CDS encoding DUF6352 family protein produces the protein MREFWVASGHHLTELDAAGRMQVTDALILAWLARPEIVPPPEACAAERALHTRLLASPRAPVPAVERANMQDADARENWDFLLTLRDTLLEAGSIEAGYLALVRGRVRLPHLFYDQLVQLILRNALEGCEDVHTLRAAEMFFRPQRAYLNEDALMLADDELVSELESEVKSNPLAAMMGGGVDTLDVLNADNAWTYWSRSDAHTMVLPFGADPKARAGLADAVACFVQHLLGQRVRVTPMRTAEDVDLSWYVGLDTAGTALGNALWQGKAPAASLVGLFTLTFETSQGVLPEVGAQPVYLLVGLDDSNVIRFKPQNLVTGLPLIEDTGALPAAMGSA, from the coding sequence ATGAGAGAATTCTGGGTCGCCTCCGGCCACCACCTGACCGAGCTTGACGCCGCCGGGCGTATGCAGGTGACCGACGCCCTTATCCTTGCGTGGCTCGCGCGGCCCGAAATTGTGCCCCCACCCGAGGCCTGCGCCGCCGAGCGGGCACTGCATACGCGTCTTTTGGCAAGCCCGCGCGCGCCCGTGCCTGCGGTTGAGCGCGCCAATATGCAAGACGCCGATGCGCGCGAGAATTGGGACTTCCTGCTGACGTTGCGCGATACGCTTTTGGAGGCGGGCTCGATCGAGGCGGGGTATCTGGCGCTGGTGCGGGGGCGCGTGCGTCTGCCGCATCTCTTTTATGATCAGCTGGTGCAGCTTATCTTGCGTAATGCGCTTGAGGGCTGCGAGGATGTGCACACCCTGCGCGCCGCCGAGATGTTTTTCCGGCCCCAGCGCGCCTATCTTAACGAGGATGCGTTGATGCTGGCCGATGATGAGCTGGTGTCCGAGCTTGAGAGCGAGGTGAAAAGCAACCCGCTTGCCGCGATGATGGGGGGCGGGGTCGATACGCTGGACGTGCTCAACGCGGACAACGCATGGACCTATTGGAGCCGCTCCGATGCGCATACGATGGTGTTGCCCTTCGGGGCCGATCCAAAGGCGCGCGCGGGATTGGCCGATGCGGTGGCGTGTTTCGTGCAACACCTGCTAGGCCAACGCGTGCGCGTGACCCCGATGCGCACCGCCGAGGATGTGGATCTGAGTTGGTATGTCGGGCTCGACACAGCCGGGACGGCGCTTGGGAATGCGCTCTGGCAGGGCAAAGCGCCTGCCGCGTCGCTTGTGGGGCTCTTCACGCTGACGTTCGAGACATCGCAGGGGGTGCTGCCGGAGGTAGGCGCGCAGCCAGTCTATCTCCTGGTGGGTTTGGACGACAGCAACGTGATCCGCTTCAAGCCGCAAAACCTCGTGACGGGCCTGCCACTCATTGAAGATACTGGCGCTTTGCCCGCCGCGATGGGGAGCGCCTGA
- a CDS encoding DUF6505 family protein produces the protein MIRLPRTIQLDRSDNVIFAPAATPGEWAVTGTFLFAGRDPDTLDRKARIAFRSGLLGVSSFGWSTLVTVTLVPPSDRDAVLHMLAEQLMARLGAPDLDAALPAAEEELSLAEDLCRGHAEGTLIALHRTHGADGIREQFRTLKPRDETAFSAGYLGGHDKAFHMVETDEEEGEAFDLASFVQEKNAS, from the coding sequence GTGATCAGACTGCCCCGCACGATCCAGCTTGACCGCTCGGATAACGTCATCTTCGCACCCGCCGCCACGCCCGGCGAATGGGCGGTGACGGGCACGTTCCTTTTCGCGGGCCGTGACCCCGACACTCTGGACCGGAAGGCGCGGATCGCGTTCCGCTCGGGCTTGCTCGGGGTGTCGAGCTTTGGCTGGTCCACGCTGGTCACGGTGACGCTGGTGCCGCCCTCAGACCGCGACGCGGTGCTGCATATGCTTGCGGAACAACTGATGGCGCGGCTGGGCGCGCCAGATCTCGATGCGGCGCTGCCCGCCGCCGAAGAGGAGCTGAGCCTTGCCGAAGACCTCTGCCGGGGCCATGCGGAGGGCACGTTGATCGCGCTGCACCGCACTCATGGCGCGGACGGTATCCGCGAGCAGTTCCGCACCCTCAAGCCCCGTGACGAGACGGCGTTTTCGGCAGGCTATCTGGGCGGGCATGACAAGGCCTTTCACATGGTGGAAACCGATGAGGAGGAGGGCGAGGCGTTTGATCTTGCGTCCTTTGTGCAGGAGAAAAACGCATCATGA
- a CDS encoding biotin/lipoate--protein ligase family protein, translated as MLDDLSAPRALLLPPPYTPHWLAQGDALTEACRLAPGHGAGTLVWHASTSADQPGRFDFAVVLEPDTPLAEARKVFLLGMLALGDAVAVHCPPERAVGFGWPGELLLDAGRLGGMRLCVAPDAGEGDVPDWMVLGVELIADRDTLSAPGERPDSVSLKEEDFTDPPAILESFAAYMMLNFDRQTHGGFAPLAARYAGQLSRAGSVTEAGDFEGAEGVSLLKDALEHSHWRDALGPKL; from the coding sequence GTGCTCGACGACCTTTCCGCGCCGCGTGCGCTGTTGCTGCCGCCCCCCTATACGCCACATTGGCTTGCCCAAGGGGATGCCCTGACCGAGGCCTGCCGCCTTGCGCCAGGGCATGGCGCGGGCACGCTGGTGTGGCACGCGAGCACATCTGCGGATCAACCGGGCCGCTTTGATTTCGCAGTGGTACTGGAGCCTGATACCCCTCTGGCCGAGGCGCGCAAAGTGTTTCTTCTGGGGATGCTGGCCTTGGGCGATGCGGTCGCGGTCCATTGCCCGCCGGAGCGGGCGGTTGGCTTCGGCTGGCCGGGGGAGCTGTTGCTGGATGCAGGGCGGCTGGGCGGTATGCGTCTTTGCGTGGCGCCTGATGCGGGTGAGGGGGATGTGCCTGACTGGATGGTGTTGGGGGTGGAGCTTATCGCGGACCGCGACACTTTGTCTGCACCGGGGGAGCGGCCAGACTCCGTGTCGCTGAAAGAGGAGGATTTCACCGATCCCCCCGCCATTCTGGAAAGTTTCGCGGCCTATATGATGCTGAATTTCGACCGTCAGACCCATGGCGGCTTTGCCCCCCTTGCCGCGCGCTACGCGGGCCAGTTGTCGCGCGCGGGCAGCGTGACAGAGGCGGGTGATTTTGAGGGCGCGGAGGGCGTATCACTTCTGAAAGACGCGCTTGAGCACAGCCATTGGCGCGACGCATTGGGGCCAAAACTGTGA
- a CDS encoding 4Fe-4S binding protein, whose translation MTQATPARTILTCTCEGTMALDEASLARAGCGGGGSVNQLCRANLDHFRAALAEGLPVTVTCTQEAPLFSEVAADEAPDVPLAFANIRETAGWTAEAKTSGPKMAAMIAAASIAPAPFGITTLESNGVTLILGTDETAIEAATALAEQLDITVLIQPGSKVSPPRQTRFPVLQGQIRTATGHLGAFELSVDAYAVPSPSSRDVLSFGAARDGATSRADIVIDLTGGTPLFAAHDLRPGYMRADPRDPRAVAKLISEAGQMVGEFDKPIFINFRADLCAHSRNGITGCTRCLPLCPTGAIAPNGDSVEIGLAICAGCGQCAAVCPTGAASYALPDVATVAERLRAALQAWQAAGGTMAPVILLHDADHGMALIEASGRFGRGLPAHVIPLSLNEITQAGPEILAAAFAYGAGAVALLGRAKPLHDVEGLRAGMALVADVAQAQGHGPVTLIETDDPDALEAALDALPRAKALAAPSGFLPPTDKRGLLVMAFAEMNRAAPTPAEVLPLPKGAPFGQIAVDPEACTLCQACTGVCPTGALLDNPETPMLRFTQSACVQCGLCAATCPEDAISLTPQLDFAAWDTPRQILHEEPPFCCTRCDKPFATRSGIERVQSRLADHWMFQGEDGEQRLSVLAMCEDCRVEEIVTQGFDPHDDTTRKVRTKADYPTEGE comes from the coding sequence ATGACCCAAGCGACACCAGCCCGCACCATCCTGACCTGCACCTGCGAGGGGACCATGGCCTTGGATGAGGCCTCTTTGGCGCGCGCGGGCTGTGGTGGGGGCGGCTCCGTCAATCAGCTGTGCCGCGCCAATCTGGACCATTTCCGCGCGGCATTGGCCGAAGGTTTGCCCGTGACCGTCACCTGCACGCAAGAAGCGCCGCTTTTCTCCGAAGTGGCGGCGGATGAAGCCCCCGACGTGCCGCTCGCCTTTGCCAATATCCGCGAGACCGCAGGCTGGACCGCCGAGGCCAAGACCTCTGGCCCGAAAATGGCCGCGATGATCGCCGCCGCCTCCATTGCGCCTGCGCCCTTTGGCATCACCACGCTGGAGAGCAATGGTGTGACCCTAATCCTCGGGACGGACGAGACCGCGATCGAGGCCGCAACGGCCCTTGCTGAGCAACTTGATATCACCGTGCTGATCCAGCCCGGTTCCAAGGTCTCGCCCCCACGCCAGACCCGCTTTCCGGTGCTGCAAGGGCAGATCCGAACCGCTACGGGGCATCTGGGCGCGTTTGAGCTGTCGGTCGATGCCTATGCGGTCCCGTCGCCCTCGTCGCGTGATGTGCTGAGCTTTGGGGCCGCGCGTGATGGGGCCACCTCGCGCGCGGATATCGTCATTGACCTCACCGGGGGAACACCCCTCTTTGCCGCGCATGATCTGCGCCCCGGATACATGCGGGCGGACCCGCGTGATCCGCGCGCCGTGGCCAAGCTGATCTCCGAGGCGGGCCAGATGGTCGGGGAGTTCGACAAGCCCATTTTCATCAATTTTCGCGCCGATCTCTGCGCCCATTCTCGCAACGGCATCACCGGCTGCACCCGTTGCCTACCGCTTTGCCCCACGGGCGCAATTGCGCCCAACGGCGACAGCGTGGAGATTGGTCTGGCGATCTGCGCAGGCTGCGGACAATGCGCTGCCGTGTGTCCCACCGGGGCCGCGTCCTATGCGCTGCCGGATGTGGCCACGGTGGCTGAAAGGCTGCGCGCGGCGCTTCAGGCTTGGCAGGCGGCGGGCGGCACGATGGCACCCGTGATCTTGCTGCATGACGCCGATCACGGCATGGCATTGATCGAGGCGTCCGGGCGCTTCGGGCGCGGCCTGCCAGCGCATGTGATCCCTCTGAGCCTCAATGAAATTACGCAAGCCGGGCCGGAAATCCTCGCCGCCGCCTTTGCCTATGGCGCGGGCGCGGTTGCCCTTCTGGGGCGTGCCAAACCGCTGCATGACGTGGAAGGCCTACGCGCCGGAATGGCGCTTGTGGCCGATGTGGCGCAGGCGCAGGGCCACGGGCCGGTGACGCTGATCGAAACGGATGATCCTGATGCGCTGGAGGCGGCTCTGGACGCCCTGCCCCGCGCCAAAGCGCTTGCGGCGCCCTCAGGCTTCCTGCCGCCCACGGATAAGCGCGGCCTCTTGGTTATGGCCTTTGCAGAGATGAACCGCGCGGCACCCACGCCCGCTGAGGTGCTGCCCCTGCCCAAGGGTGCACCCTTTGGCCAAATCGCCGTGGACCCCGAGGCCTGCACGCTTTGTCAGGCCTGCACCGGGGTCTGCCCCACCGGCGCGCTTCTCGACAATCCAGAGACGCCGATGTTGCGCTTTACGCAAAGTGCCTGTGTGCAATGCGGGCTGTGTGCCGCGACCTGTCCGGAAGATGCGATCAGCCTCACGCCGCAGCTTGATTTCGCCGCATGGGACACCCCGCGCCAGATCCTGCACGAAGAGCCGCCCTTTTGCTGCACCCGGTGCGACAAGCCCTTCGCCACGCGCTCAGGGATTGAGCGAGTGCAATCTCGCCTCGCCGATCACTGGATGTTTCAAGGCGAGGATGGAGAACAACGGCTCAGCGTGCTGGCCATGTGTGAGGATTGCCGCGTTGAGGAGATTGTCACGCAAGGTTTCGATCCGCATGACGACACCACCCGCAAGGTCCGCACCAAGGCGGATTACCCGACCGAAGGCGAGTAA
- a CDS encoding DUF6522 family protein, with protein MSESTTRRRIQAQSSANDAQVMGFLLDAALQEGPPARFEVGGAERDARAPLPDALFAIGGLCHVEVSGATIWVRKEEGADWAALKPAIAAAIRQVLDASGAPLGRAAPVDPDAELLRAVEELLERQVNPSVAAHGGHIAAERVSGVTVYLRMSGGCQGCAASSATLREGVERMLRAALPEIGEIVDLTDHEAGSNPFYERGGGASPMAGEVAGKPAFHRPVPPGVLNWQDDQITVDPDFLAPRLGLSPEALRAGLRTGDVVGVTEMGKGADAGKTRIVLRSATRAWAAEVFTDGTAREIPPPRAAGAAAGREETLVAELRAHLEALPEETPHISYGALARALGHWAPGSVTWITRGLEATMREDAAAGRALIAARAVSRTGDGLPARGFFDLARSLGIGPQEGQSEAEFHARELARLRQGSSA; from the coding sequence ATGTCTGAGAGCACCACCCGACGGCGCATTCAGGCCCAAAGCTCTGCCAATGACGCGCAGGTGATGGGCTTCTTGTTGGACGCCGCCCTTCAGGAGGGCCCGCCCGCACGGTTTGAGGTGGGAGGCGCAGAACGGGACGCGCGCGCGCCTTTGCCTGATGCGCTTTTCGCCATTGGGGGGCTGTGCCATGTCGAAGTGTCCGGGGCCACGATCTGGGTGCGCAAGGAGGAGGGCGCGGACTGGGCCGCATTGAAACCCGCCATCGCCGCCGCGATCCGGCAGGTTCTGGACGCAAGCGGCGCGCCTTTGGGACGGGCCGCGCCGGTGGACCCGGATGCAGAGCTTTTGCGCGCGGTTGAGGAGCTTCTGGAGCGGCAAGTGAACCCCTCTGTTGCGGCCCATGGCGGGCATATCGCGGCAGAGCGTGTCTCGGGCGTGACGGTCTATTTGCGCATGTCGGGCGGCTGTCAGGGCTGTGCTGCGTCATCCGCCACCTTGCGCGAGGGTGTGGAGCGAATGCTGCGCGCGGCCTTGCCCGAAATTGGCGAAATCGTGGACCTGACCGATCACGAGGCGGGCAGCAATCCTTTCTATGAACGCGGCGGTGGTGCGTCGCCCATGGCGGGTGAGGTCGCCGGGAAGCCTGCATTCCACCGTCCCGTACCTCCGGGCGTGCTGAATTGGCAGGACGACCAGATCACCGTTGATCCCGATTTTCTCGCCCCGCGTCTGGGGCTAAGCCCCGAGGCCCTGCGCGCGGGCTTGCGCACGGGCGATGTTGTGGGGGTCACAGAGATGGGCAAGGGCGCGGATGCGGGCAAGACCCGGATCGTGCTGCGCAGCGCCACGCGGGCTTGGGCGGCGGAAGTGTTCACCGATGGCACCGCCCGCGAAATTCCACCGCCCCGCGCGGCGGGGGCTGCGGCCGGGCGCGAGGAGACGCTTGTGGCCGAGCTGCGCGCGCATCTTGAAGCCCTGCCCGAGGAGACGCCGCATATTTCCTATGGCGCGCTGGCCCGCGCGCTGGGGCATTGGGCACCGGGTTCGGTCACGTGGATCACGCGGGGCCTGGAGGCGACCATGCGCGAGGATGCCGCCGCCGGGCGCGCCCTGATCGCGGCCCGCGCGGTGAGCCGGACTGGCGATGGCCTGCCTGCACGGGGGTTCTTCGATCTTGCGCGCAGTCTCGGGATCGGGCCGCAGGAGGGCCAAAGCGAGGCGGAGTTTCATGCACGCGAGCTTGCGCGGCTGAGGCAGGGCAGCTCGGCTTGA
- a CDS encoding P-loop NTPase: MTERDTASPGQQSSASDMPRMIAISSGKGGVGKSTVTANIAVALAQSGLRVGIVDADIYGPSIPGMLGIVSGGKPQMSPNGKVTPSEGHGVKVMSMAMLSDDDAPAILRGPMVTKYLQMFVGQVDWGTLDLLLLDLPPGTGDIQLTLAQAFPLSGAVVVSTPQDVSLKIARRGLRMMEQVKVPILGVIENMSGFTCPTCGTVTHIFHDGGGEAIARELGVAFLGKVPLDPGVVDSGDAGTPLVKSAPESPASEAYRSIAAALAGVSTAAGIATPFAWTLGDDSGKPAAAPDAARDGTPDRLLSLDHDAAGLVLGWADGQVQRLGVRDVRLACRCAKCRDEVTGKPLLDPQTVPLDIKVTRIWSVGNYALGFAFSDGHDTGIYTFKQLHTMQGTEVEDV, from the coding sequence ATGACAGAGCGTGACACAGCCAGCCCAGGCCAGCAAAGCAGCGCAAGCGATATGCCCCGGATGATCGCCATCAGCAGCGGTAAGGGCGGTGTGGGCAAATCCACCGTCACCGCCAATATCGCCGTGGCGCTGGCGCAATCGGGCCTGCGCGTGGGGATTGTGGACGCCGATATCTATGGGCCGTCCATTCCCGGCATGCTGGGCATCGTGTCCGGTGGCAAGCCGCAGATGTCGCCCAATGGCAAGGTCACACCCTCGGAGGGGCACGGGGTCAAGGTCATGTCCATGGCCATGCTCAGCGACGATGATGCGCCCGCCATTTTGCGCGGGCCTATGGTGACGAAATACCTGCAAATGTTCGTGGGACAGGTGGATTGGGGCACGCTCGACCTTCTGCTCTTGGATCTGCCGCCTGGAACGGGGGATATTCAGCTGACCCTCGCGCAGGCCTTTCCCTTGTCCGGCGCCGTGGTGGTCAGCACGCCACAGGATGTCAGCCTCAAGATCGCGCGGCGCGGCTTGCGGATGATGGAGCAGGTCAAGGTGCCGATCCTCGGCGTGATCGAGAATATGAGCGGATTTACCTGCCCGACTTGCGGGACCGTGACGCATATCTTCCATGATGGTGGCGGGGAGGCGATTGCGCGCGAGCTGGGCGTGGCGTTTCTTGGCAAAGTGCCGCTCGATCCCGGTGTGGTGGATTCGGGCGATGCGGGCACGCCACTGGTGAAATCCGCGCCCGAAAGCCCTGCGTCCGAGGCTTACCGTAGCATCGCGGCGGCGCTTGCTGGGGTGAGCACAGCGGCGGGCATCGCCACGCCTTTTGCGTGGACGCTGGGCGACGATAGCGGCAAACCTGCCGCTGCTCCCGACGCTGCCCGCGATGGCACGCCGGACCGGCTTTTGTCGCTTGATCACGATGCGGCAGGGCTGGTGCTGGGCTGGGCCGATGGGCAGGTGCAACGCTTGGGCGTGCGCGATGTGCGGCTGGCCTGTCGTTGCGCCAAATGCCGCGATGAGGTGACGGGCAAACCGCTGCTTGATCCGCAGACCGTGCCTCTGGATATCAAGGTCACGCGGATTTGGAGCGTTGGGAACTACGCACTGGGATTTGCCTTCAGCGATGGCCACGACACCGGGATTTACACGTTCAAACAGCTGCATACGATGCAAGGCACGGAGGTCGAGGATGTCTGA
- a CDS encoding MarR family transcriptional regulator, translating into MTDTAHSPDRIAELLVHVGRAARSEDARADLTAVQWACLRFFARANATTRTPSAFASFQATTRGTASQVIKALEMRGLIARRPSPVDGRSVRFDLTEAGRHLLKSDPLGALSGLLGAMGGVERAAFLATLSRLASGLAEIKNAPAFGTCRDCTHFAGSGGAGYCACMDAALGADEIDMLCASYRGPKGAHRTTRTSDVNTQGQTP; encoded by the coding sequence ATGACAGACACAGCCCACTCCCCAGATCGTATCGCCGAATTGCTCGTGCATGTCGGGCGTGCCGCGCGGTCCGAGGATGCGCGCGCAGACCTCACAGCCGTGCAATGGGCCTGCTTGCGGTTTTTCGCGCGCGCCAATGCGACCACGCGCACGCCTTCGGCCTTCGCCAGCTTTCAGGCTACGACACGTGGCACCGCATCACAGGTGATCAAGGCGCTTGAGATGCGCGGCCTGATCGCGCGCCGACCATCGCCCGTTGATGGACGCAGCGTGCGGTTTGATCTGACCGAAGCGGGGCGGCACCTTTTGAAAAGTGATCCGCTGGGCGCGCTGAGCGGGCTTCTGGGTGCTATGGGCGGGGTGGAGCGCGCGGCCTTTCTCGCAACCCTGTCGCGCCTTGCCTCGGGGCTGGCCGAGATCAAGAATGCACCGGCCTTCGGCACCTGCCGCGATTGCACGCATTTCGCGGGCTCGGGCGGGGCGGGATATTGCGCCTGCATGGACGCGGCCCTCGGGGCCGATGAAATCGACATGCTCTGCGCCAGCTATCGTGGCCCCAAAGGGGCACACCGGACCACACGGACTTCAGACGTAAATACACAAGGACAGACCCCATGA
- a CDS encoding ATPase, producing MIYPTAKAWRDAPHKRVLFYGMSGLGKTHVSNMLRAGGEWFHYSIDYRIGTRYMGELIADNAKRHAMQVPFLRELLLTDSIYIGSNITFDNLAPVSTYLGKPGDPARGGLPMETYSHRQEEFRSAEIAALRDTAHFITRSGALYGYPHFICDTGGSICEWVDGNDPNDPLLTELASHCLLVRLEGDEAHTAELIRRFDRAPKPMAYQPEFLEAAWAEYLAEKGCDGGDVDPDSFIRWTYARALAHRAPRYAAMAPWGVSVHADEMAAVHDAASFEALIATAIERRAAQV from the coding sequence ATGATCTACCCCACCGCAAAAGCATGGCGCGACGCGCCGCATAAACGGGTGCTGTTTTATGGCATGTCCGGCCTCGGCAAGACGCATGTGTCCAACATGCTGCGCGCGGGCGGGGAGTGGTTTCACTATTCCATCGATTACCGGATTGGCACACGCTACATGGGCGAACTTATCGCCGACAATGCCAAGCGCCACGCGATGCAGGTGCCGTTCCTGCGCGAGTTGCTGTTGACGGATTCGATCTATATCGGCTCCAACATCACCTTCGACAACCTCGCCCCCGTCTCCACCTATCTGGGCAAGCCCGGCGACCCCGCGCGCGGCGGCCTGCCGATGGAGACATATAGCCACCGGCAGGAAGAATTCCGAAGCGCCGAGATTGCAGCGCTGCGCGACACCGCGCATTTCATCACCCGCTCGGGTGCGCTCTATGGCTATCCGCATTTCATATGTGACACGGGCGGGTCGATCTGCGAATGGGTGGACGGGAATGACCCGAACGACCCCTTACTAACCGAGCTTGCCTCCCACTGCCTTCTGGTGCGCCTTGAGGGCGACGAGGCGCACACAGCCGAGCTTATCCGCCGCTTTGATCGCGCGCCCAAGCCGATGGCGTATCAGCCGGAGTTTCTGGAGGCGGCATGGGCCGAATACCTCGCGGAGAAGGGCTGCGACGGAGGGGATGTTGACCCCGATAGCTTCATCCGCTGGACCTATGCCCGCGCGCTGGCCCACCGCGCGCCGCGCTACGCCGCCATGGCGCCCTGGGGCGTATCGGTGCACGCTGATGAGATGGCAGCAGTGCATGACGCCGCGAGCTTCGAGGCCCTGATCGCGACGGCCATTGAACGCCGTGCCGCGCAGGTCTAG